In Mercurialis annua linkage group LG6, ddMerAnnu1.2, whole genome shotgun sequence, the following are encoded in one genomic region:
- the LOC126687031 gene encoding ceramide synthase 1 LOH3-like yields MRMAGANGSIIDWESESYPVAIDFIIIPFFALFFPFLRLLLDTYVFQKLAKRMMFGKDASLDIGTHANRKKVNKFKESAWKFVYFSSAEILALAVSYNEPWFTNTKYFWVGPGDQVWPDQKLKLKLKGHYMYSAGFYLYSIFALLFWETRRSDFGVSMAHHVATVILLVMSYLFRFARVGSIILALHDACDGFLEIAKISRYSGCEWMSSIFFLLFVISWTILRIIYYPFWILWSTSYEVLLTLNMEKHKVVGPLYYYLFNTLLFCIAVFNVYWWSLMVGMVVDQIKARGKVSDDVRSDSEGEDGHDD; encoded by the exons ATGAGAATGGCAGGAGCCAATGGGAGTATTATCGATTGGGAGTCAGAGTCATACCCAGTGGCCATTGACTTCATTATCATTCCCTTCTTTGCTCTATTCTTCCCATTTCTTAGGCTTTTGCTTGACACTTACGTTTTTCAG AAATTAGCCAAAAGAATGATGTTTGGGAAGGATGCATCATTAGATATTGGGACGCATGCGAATAGAAAGAAAGTCAATAAATTTAAGGAGTCAGCTTGGAAGTTTGTTTACTTCTCGTCTGCTGAGATTTTGGCTCTCGCTGTATCGTACAATGAGCCCTGGTTCACTAACACCAAGTATTTCTGGGTGGGACCTGGAGATCAAGTTTGGCCTGATCAGAAACTTAA GTTGAAACTGAAGGGCCATTACATGTACTCTGCTGGATTCTACCTATACTCGATATTTGCTTTGCTTTTCTGGGAGACGAGGCGCTCTGATTTTGGAGTTTCCATGGCTCATCATGTGGCAACTGTCATCCTCCTTGTCATGTCTTATCTATTTAG ATTTGCTCGTGTTGGATCAATTATTTTAGCCCTGCATGATGCATGTGATGGATTCCTAGAAATTGCAAAGATATCAAGATATAGTGGCTGCGAATGGATGtctagtattttttttcttctgtttgTTATCTCTTGGACAATACTACGAATTATTTACTATCCGTTCTGGATACTTTGGAGCACAAG CTATGAAGTTCTTTTGACCTTGAACATGGAGAAGCACAAGGTGGTTGGACCTCTGTATTATTATCTATTTAACACTCTTCTGTTCTGCATAGCTGTTTTTAACGTGTATTGGTGGAGTTTGATGGTGGGCATGGTTGTGGACCAAATCAAGGCCAGGGGCAAAGTCAGTGATGATGTTCGATCAG ATTCTGAAGGCGAAGATGGGCATGATGATTGA
- the LOC126685874 gene encoding LOW QUALITY PROTEIN: phosphoinositide phospholipase C 1-like (The sequence of the model RefSeq protein was modified relative to this genomic sequence to represent the inferred CDS: substituted 1 base at 1 genomic stop codon), with the protein MSDSKGVSKNKFIFCFCFRRIFKDRLLEPPQDVKDLFEEYSQNGSMSQEDLLRFLIERQGETDAKPEDAQIIFNSLKHLNIFQRKGLHLEAFLRYLIGDLNVALSPSPKLHDMKAPMSHYFMYTSHNTYLTGNQVSSDSSAEPIRKALRQGVRVIELDLWPNSKKDNVEVRHGGTLTAPVDLIKCLHIIKDNAFIASEYPVVITFEDHLTADLQAKVAEMVKKTFGDMLFAPKSDQMDKFPSPEELKKKVLISTKPPKEYLVVQSNKEKETHRKTRKSSKIEHSDDEKAGSIQELQNSIKDYSKCSLCSVXIIACSGLGKQQELGEQDHVPEEDEEKAYSGYRNIIAIHAGKPKGSSENWLSIDPNKVRRLSLSEQEHENAARTQGEDIIRFTQRNFLRVYPKGIRLDSSNYNPFVGWKHGAQMVAFNMQGYGKQLWIMQGMFKANGGRGYLKKPNFLLEPHCHPTTKILKVKVYMGEGWDLDFHRTHFDLCSPPDFYVKISVAGVAADKAKRRTRVIEDDWFPEWNEEFVFPLSCYELALLRIQVYEYDPSAKPDFGGQTCLPVSEIRTGIRSLPLHDRKGVQFKHVRLLIKFEFL; encoded by the exons ATGTCCGACTCTAAGGGAGTGAGCAAAAACAAGTTCATATTCTGTTTTTGTTTCAGGAGAATATTCAAGGACAGGCTGCTTGAGCCTCCACAAGATGTGAAAGACCTCTTCGAAGAATACTCGCAGAACGGAAGCATGTCCCAGGAGGATCTGCTCAGGTTTTTAATTGAGAGACAAGGCGAAACAGATGCCAAACCTGAAGATGCTCAGATCATCTTCAATAGCCTCAAGCATCTCAACATCTTCCAAAGAAAGGGCCTCCACCTTGAAGCCTTCCTCCGATATCTCATCGGAGACCTTAATGTCGCTCTTTCTCCGTCTCCCAAGCTCCACGACATGAAGGCACCAATGTCTCATTACTTCATGTACACAAGCCATAACACCTACTTGACTGGCAATCAAGTCAGCAGTGACAGCAGTGCAGAACCCATCAGAAAAGCTCTAAGACAAGGAGTCAGAGTCATTGAATTGGATTTGTGGCCTAATTCCAAGAAAGACAATGTCGAAGTTCGCCATGGAGG GACACTTACTGCACCGGTGGATCTCATCAAATGTTTGCATATTATTAAAGACAATGCCTTCATAGCATCTGAATATCCTGTTGTGATCACATTTGAAGATCATTTAACTGCAGATCTTCAGGCTAAAGTGGCCGAG ATGGTCAAGAAAACATTTGGAGATATGCTTTTCGCTCCGAAATCAGATCAAATGGACAAATTTCCTTCACCAGAAGAATTAAagaaaaaggttttgatttcaACTAAACCCCCGAAAGAGTATCTTGTAGTTCAGAGTAACAAAGAGAAAGAAACTCACCGTAAGACACGAAAATCATCGAAGATAGAACATTCGGATGATGAGAAGGCAGGTTCAATTCAAGAATTGCAGAATTCAATTAAAGATTATTCTAAATGCTCTCTATGTTCTGTATAAATAATTGCCTGCTCGGGCTTGGGTAAACAGCAGGAGCTAGGTGAGCAAGACCACGTTCCAGAGGAAGACGAAGAGAAGGCATACTCTGGATATAGGAACATTATCGCCATTCACGCAGGAAAGCCGAAAGGTTCATCAGAAAACTGGCTAAGCATTGATCCAAACAAAGTTAGACGTCTGAGTCTGAGCGAGCAAGAGCATGAGAATGCTGCAAGAACACAGGGAGAAGATATAATCAG GTTCACTCAGCGAAATTTCCTCAGGGTTTACCCGAAAGGAATTCGACTTGATTCGTCTAATTATAATCCATTTGTCGGGTGGAAGCATGGAGCTCAAATGGTCGCATTTAATATGCAG GGGTATGGGAAGCAGCTTTGGATTATGCAGGGAATGTTTAAAGCTAATGGTGGCCGTGGTTATCTGAAAAAGCCTAACTTCTTGTTGGAACCTCATTGTCATCCCACGACGAAGATTCTGAAG GTGAAAGTGTACATGGGGGAAGGGTGGGACTTGGATTTTCACCGCACGCATTTTGATCTATGCTCGCCGCCTGACTTCTATGTCAAG ATTTCGGTTGCTGGGGTGGCAGCAGATAAGGCTAAGCGGAGAACAAGAGTAATTGAAGATGACTGGTTCCCAGAATGGAATGAGGAATTTGTGTTCCCACTCAGCTGTTATGAATTAGCTCTTCTACGGATTCAAGTGTACGAGTATGACCCATCAGCAAAACCTGACTTCGGAGGCCAAACTTGTTTACCTGTCTCAGAGATCAGAACTGGGATTCGATCACTTCCATTACACGATCGTAAAGGAGTACAGTTTAAGCATGTAAGGCTGCTCATCAAGTTTGAGTTTCTTTGA
- the LOC126687568 gene encoding uncharacterized protein LOC126687568, which yields MYIRTSGYGVHEDIRLCEVYMEISQDSIRGVQQSSTSFWNRVEEAYNKDKNENWEERNVRSVGARVRTIEKAIRKLNGCMRQIEAMNPSGVSNEDILAQAKILLMQDPSYSKGFKFDHVWNIMKDFEKFNNISKKGNSSAERPMGVKKSKLKRKNDEEVTKILNSIKEDNKQLREMLKKSQSDRGIYMESNSKNMALREFSEENKILMMDLNSIVDPNMRAYWEAEHRRIFQKRAQQSSSTSNTFGDYFTNIGGSDTNLPDY from the exons ATGTATATTCGAACGTCCGGTTACGGTGTGCATGAAGATATACGATTATGTGAAGTGTATATGGAGATTTCTCAAGATTCTATTAGAGGTGTGCAACAAAGTTCAACTTCATTTTGGAATCGAGTTGAGGAAGCGtataataaagataaaaatgaaaattgggaGGAACGCAACGTTAGATCGGTGGGTGCTCGTGTTCGTACTATAGAAAAGGCAATCCGAAAATTAAATGGGTGCATGAGACAAATCGAAGCAATGAATCCTAGTGGAGTATCGAATGAAGATATT TTAGCCCAAGCAAAAATATTACTTATGCAAGATCCAAGCTATAGTAAGGGTTTCAAATTCGACCATGTTTGGAATATCATgaaagattttgaaaaatttaataatattagtaaGAAAG GTAATTCATCGGCTGAAAGACCTATGGGGGTTAAGAAAtcgaaattgaaaagaaaaaatgacGAAGAAGTTACGAAAATCCTCAACTCCATCAAAGAAGATAATAAACAACTAAGGGAGATGCTGAAGAAAAGTCAGTCAGACAGAGGTATATACATGGAAAGTAATTCCAAAAATATGGCACTCAGAGAATTTagtgaagaaaataaaattttgatgatGGACTTGAATTCAATTGTTGATCCAAATATGCGTGCATATTGGGAAGCCGAACACAGGCGAATATTTCAAAAAAGAGCTCAACAATCATCCTCTACTTCAAATACTTTTGGTGACTATTTTACTAATATTGGTGGATCTGATACCAATCTACCAGATTATTGA
- the LOC126687569 gene encoding uncharacterized protein LOC126687569, with product MPLTFVSWNCRVSIRELVDGFLVKILWYNLNFMFNWIPFVGASEIIALARVKVFVEFHWHYFYHDFNETIHPEDRQSEVVYSPSMLALCNFVNNSKLMDFPLQGRLFTWKNSFSKSHIDCCLIFTAAGTIWPYMSLTALPGNHSDHIPLCFRSTNIFDWRTKPFCLVDVWWDHAYFAKFVADSWVTVCAKRINLTLRLKEFRHFIKIWDQIFFVTKIRGSWSFQLRKDGDQKLKFDLWQAEKGQRAESIWVQKLRLNWSNAGDQNTKFFHCVASKHYSNNHIYSIQVDESVFVEPENFRCSEAEGLSVPFSEVEIFKALSSCGKRKAPGPDGFNFYFYRRAWAFKKDVFFSSFAEFHGSNSRPSSISTSFMDLVPKVAKSTNIKHYRPISLVNGRGILECSMIGNELVHLGSRRKDKLLVLKLDFCKASDNIDWNYLSCVMRCMNFPAKWIDWIVNCLLSATTVVLFNGIPVEPINLRRGVHQGDPISPYLFLNAVEGLKHIQTDKVKWDSPVVIALRMIKILSRGFNLRMIRYFIFVLILSSCRNLPGSFTVMKLSLYWGPLTGQKLVIGAWDHVIKRFKSRLALWKGSLLSPTGRESRALWSVLRPKE from the exons ATGCCACTTACTTTTGTATCTTGGAATTGTAGAG TGTCTATAAGGGAGCTAGTGGATGGTTTTCTTGTTAAAATATTATggtataatttgaattttatgttcAATTGGATTCCGTTTGTTGGTGCTTCGG AGATTATTGCTTTGGCAAGAGTTAAGGTCTTTGTTGAGTTTCATTGGCACTACTTTTATCATGACTTTAATGAAACTATTCATCCAGAGGATAGACAGAGTGAGGTTGTGTATTCTCCTTCTATGTTGGCTTTATGTAATTTTGTGAACAATTCTAAGTTGATGGACTTTCCGCTTCAGGGTAGATTATTCACTTGGAAAAATTCCTTCTCCAAATCGCATATTGATTGTTGTTTGATCTTTACTGCAGCAGGTACTATCTGGCCTTACATGTCTCTCACTGCCTTGCCTGGAAATCACTCAGATCATATTCCTTTATGTTTTCGTTCAACAAATATTTTTGATTGGCGGACAAAGCCTTTTTGCTTGGTGGATGTGTGGTGGGACCATGCATATTTTGCTAAGTTTGTAGCGGATAGTTGGGTGACAGTTTGTGCAAAGCGCATTAATCTCACTCTGAGACTAAaggagtttcgacattttattaaaatttgggATCAGATATTTTTTGTGACCAAAATAAGAGGATCGTGGAGCTTTCAGCTga GAAAAGATGGAGATCAGAAGCTTAAATTTGATCTTTGGCAAGCCGAAAAAGGGCAAAGGGCAGAATCGATTTGGGTTCAGAAGTTAAGGCTTAACTGGAGTAATGCAGGTGACCAGAATACTAAGTTCTTTCATTGTGTCGCTTCTAAACACTATAGCAATAACCATATATATAGTATTCAAGTGGATGAGTCTGTATTTGTGGAGCCTG aaaattttcgATGTTCAGAGGCAGAGGGGCTGAGTGTGCCTTTTAGTGAAGTAGAAATTTTTAAAGCGCTTTCTTCTTGTGGTAAAAGAAAAGCTCCTGGACCTGATGGGTTTAACTTCTACTTTTACAGACGAGCTTGGGCATTTAAGAAAGATGTTTTTTTTAGTTCTTTTGCTGAGTTTCATGGCTCGAATTCTCGCCCCTCTAGCATTAGCACATCGTTCATGGATCTGGTTCCTAAAGTGGCAAAGTCAACTAATATTAAGCACTATAGACCGATTAGTCTAGTAAATG GCAGAGGCATTCTAGAATGTTCTATGATTGGCAACGAACTAGTTCATTTGGGCTCTAGGAGGAAGGATAAGTTGTTAGTCCTTAAGCTTGACTTTTGTAAGGCTTCCGACAATATAGATTGGAACTATTTGTCGTGTGTTATGCGGTGTATGAACTTTCCTGCAAAGTGGATAGATTGGATAGTTAACTGTCTCTTATCGGCAACTACAGTAGTGCTATTTAATGGCATTCCTGTGGAACCGATTAACTTAAGAAGAGGTGTTCATCAAGGGGACCCAATTTCACCTTATTTGTTCCTTAATGCGGTAGAGGGGCTAAAACACATTCAGACAGATAAGGTGAAATGGGATTCACCAGTGGTTATTGCTTTGCGGATGATCAAAATCCTATCTCGTGGCTTCAATTTGCGGATGATACGTTACTTCATCTTCGTTTTGATATTAAGTAGCTGTAGAAACTTACCAGGATCCTTCACTGTTATGAAATTGTCTCTG TATTGGGGTCCTTTAACCGGGCAAAAGCTTGTTATTGGTGCTTGGGATCATGTGATTAAGCGGTTTAAATCACGTTTGGCTTTATGGAAGGGATCTCTACTGTCTCCTACAGGAAG ggaatcaagagcattGTGGAGTGTTTTAAGGCCTAAAGAGTGA